In a single window of the bacterium genome:
- a CDS encoding ATP-dependent Clp protease proteolytic subunit: MYIPIVIEQTGRGERAYDIYSRLLKDRIVFLGSPVDDNVANLIVAQLLFLDAESSDKDIYLYINSPGGIITSGLAIYDTMRYIKSKVMTICVGMAASIASVLLAAGTKGKRFALPNSRIMLHQPSISGLSGVASDVEIHARELLKWRQRLNEILADATGQPIEKIAVDSDRDNFMSPEEAKTYGLIDDILVPSSIPDAGKK, from the coding sequence TTGTATATCCCGATAGTAATTGAACAGACAGGAAGAGGAGAAAGGGCATATGACATCTACTCCAGATTGTTGAAGGACAGAATCGTGTTCCTGGGTTCGCCTGTGGACGACAACGTAGCCAATCTTATCGTGGCGCAGCTATTGTTCCTTGACGCTGAAAGCTCTGACAAGGATATCTATCTTTACATTAACTCGCCGGGCGGAATAATAACGTCCGGCCTTGCGATTTACGACACCATGCGGTACATAAAATCAAAGGTCATGACCATATGCGTGGGAATGGCAGCGTCCATTGCGTCTGTTCTTCTCGCCGCAGGAACAAAGGGCAAGCGCTTCGCACTTCCAAACTCGCGCATAATGCTTCACCAGCCTTCGATATCAGGACTTTCAGGCGTGGCCTCGGATGTCGAAATTCACGCCCGCGAACTCCTTAAGTGGAGGCAGCGCCTGAACGAGATACTTGCAGATGCGACCGGTCAGCCCATTGAAAAGATAGCGGTTGATTCCGACCGCGACAACTTCATGAGCCCGGAGGAAGCAAAGACCTACGGCCTCATCGACGATATACTCGTTCCTTCGAGCATTCCTGATGCCGGAAAAAAATAA